Proteins encoded in a region of the Marmota flaviventris isolate mMarFla1 chromosome 3, mMarFla1.hap1, whole genome shotgun sequence genome:
- the Lum gene encoding lumican, with protein MKLGAFTLVLALISGASGQYYDYDFPLSIYGQSSPNCAPECNCPESYPTAMYCDELKLKSVPMVPPGIKYLYLRNNQIDHIDEKAFENVTDLQWLILDHNLLENSKIKGKVFSKLKQLKKLHINYNNLTESVGPLPKSLEDLQLTHNKISKLGSFEGLVNLTFIHLQHNQLKEDAISAALKGLKSLEYLDLSFNQMTKLPSGLPVSLLTLYLDSNKINNIPDEYFKRFNGLQYLRLSHNELADSGVPGNSFNISSLVELDLSYNKLKSIPTVNENLENYYLEVNELEKFEVKSFCKILGPLSYSKIKHLRLDGNRLTHTNLPPDMYECLRVANEITVN; from the exons ATGAAGCTAGGTGCATTTACTCTCGTCTTGGCATTAATTAGTGGTGCCAGTGGCCAGTACTATGATTATGATTTCCCTTTATCCATTTATGGGCAATCATCACCAAATTGTGCACCAGAGTGTAACTGCCCTGAAAGCTACCCAACCGCCATGTACTGCGATGAGCTGAAACTGAAAAGTGTGCCCATGGTGCCCCCTGGAATCAAGTATCTTTACCTTAGGAATAACCAGATTGACCATATCGATGAAAAGGCCTTTGAAAACGTAACTGATCTGCAGTGGCTCATTCTAGATCACAACCTTCTGGAAAACTCCAAGATAAAAGGAAAAGTGTTCTCTAAACTGAAACAGTTGAAGAAGCTGCATATCAACTACAACAATCTGACAGAGTCTGTGGGCCCACTCCCCAAATCACTCGAGGATCTGCAGCTTACTCATAACAAGATCTCTAAACTTGGCTCCTTTGAGGGACTGGTAAACTTGACCTTCATCCACCTCCAACACAATCAGCTCAAAGAGGATGCCATCTCAGCAGCCTTAAAAGGTCTCAAGTCACTTGAGTACCTAGACTTGAGCTTCAATCAGATGACCAAACTGCCTTCTGGTCTCCCAGTATCTCTTCTAACACTCTACCTAGACAGCAACAAGATCAACAACATCCCTGATGAGTATTTCAAGCGTTTTAATGGGCTGCAGTATCTACGTTTATCTCACAATGAGCTGGCTGATAGTGGAGTACCTGGAAATTCTTTTAATATATCATCTCTGGTGGAGCTGGATCTCTCTTATAATAAACTTAAGAGCATACCCACAGTTAATGAAAATCTTGAAAACTATTACCTGGAGGTCAATGAACTTGAAA AGTTTGAAGTAAAAAGCTTCTGTAAGATTCTGGGGCCATTGTCCTACTCCAAGATCAAGCATCTGCGTTTAGATGGCAATCGTCTCACCCACACCAATCTGCCACCTGATATGTATGAATGTCTACGTGTAGCAAATGAAATCACTGTCAATTAA